From Gloeocapsa sp. DLM2.Bin57:
AGCAGAAGCGCAGATGGTGATTAATACTATCTCCGAGAGTTTAAAATCAGGAATCACTCTAGATCAAATCCAGGCTAAAGAAATGATCAATAGCATCACCAAAACCCAAAAAGTAAAAAAAGGTTTAGTAATGCGATCTTTACGCGCAGGTTTAATGGGAGAATTACATGGTCCTGATTTAATTCAATCCTGGTTACTACTTCATCACAAGGGTTGGGATAAACTGCGTTTGCAACAAGCAGTGAAAATTTAACTAGATTCAGATCTAGCAGCGACTAAAGCTGTCGCCATAATTGGTGCGGTCACCGCGCGTAAGATACGTTGACCAAGATTAACCCCTTGACAACCTGCGGCGATCGCCGTTTCTATTTCTTGGGGTGTCCATCCTCCCTCTGGACCTGTCATAATTACTATTTCAGGAGATTTTAATTCATCTAAACAGTTAAGTAAGTGAGGGGTATTTACACGAGTAACACATAAATAATTATTTTTTTCAGGTGAAATTACGGTTGTCAGTACCTGCTCAAAGGAGATAGGGTCACTAATATCAGGTACAATAAGACGTTCTGATTGTTCTACAGCTTCAATAGCGATTTTACGCCATCTCGCTACTTTATTACTGCTCGGCTGGTTAATAGTCCGAGTAGTTAAAGTAGGGATAATTTGAGAGACACCTAATTCAGTACAACAGCGGACAATCTCAGCAAAACCATCCCCTTTAACAATAGCACTCACCAAAGTTAAACGGCAAGGTAACTCAGTTAGATGAGTATCTAAGGTTGAAATAATTAATCCTTGATTATCCTTAAGAGTAACTAACCAAGAGTTACCGAGTCCATCCATAGCGATAAAGCGATCGCCCCGATTTAAGCGAACTACTCTTTCTAAGTAGTGTAATTGTTCGTTTTTTAAGTAAATTTGCTCATTATTAACCTGTTCAGATTCTATTACTATTCGATAGAGCATATAGTTTCAGAAATTAATCAAGATTGCTGTTGAGTTTAAGGTTAATTTTGGGAACTCTAATAACAGAGAGAGTAATTCTTTCCCAATTAGATTAATCTATTAGCGAATCTATTATGGTCACTACTTTAACATCTCCCCCTAGTCAATTTAAAGAAAATTATTTCATCCCTACAGAGGATTTGATTGATTTAGATGTAAACACGAATCAAGATA
This genomic window contains:
- a CDS encoding 16S rRNA (uracil(1498)-N(3))-methyltransferase codes for the protein MLYRIVIESEQVNNEQIYLKNEQLHYLERVVRLNRGDRFIAMDGLGNSWLVTLKDNQGLIISTLDTHLTELPCRLTLVSAIVKGDGFAEIVRCCTELGVSQIIPTLTTRTINQPSSNKVARWRKIAIEAVEQSERLIVPDISDPISFEQVLTTVISPEKNNYLCVTRVNTPHLLNCLDELKSPEIVIMTGPEGGWTPQEIETAIAAGCQGVNLGQRILRAVTAPIMATALVAARSESS